DNA sequence from the Homalodisca vitripennis isolate AUS2020 unplaced genomic scaffold, UT_GWSS_2.1 ScUCBcl_14086;HRSCAF=24662, whole genome shotgun sequence genome:
AAAAGACTCTATTAAATTgtaatgtacttttatttatatgataggTGGGCTTTGCCAGACCAGATGGCTCAGGCAGGATTCTACCATCAGCCCAACTCTTCAGGCGATGACCGAGCCATGTGTTTCACCTGCATCGTGTGTCTCGTGTGTTGGGAGCCTACAGATGAACCTTGGTGAGGCTATACTGTGTTCAGTGCTCTCCAGATTCTTATTTGTGAAATGTAATCAAGGAACATGACTGCAATTAATTAACCAAAGTATCAGTTTGGTTTAGAACACTTTAAATGTACTGTTCcttatagaaatgtattattttaatctttgaaGGCCAGGTCATAAATTCAGTTTTACTTCTAAACACCCCAGCAATTACAATCCTATTTACTTGCCAAAAAGGCCAGTCTCAAAGTGGCACTTTTGTCACACTCCTACAAAAACTGAtgtaactcatctataaatagTAGTATCTAAGTATTTTCTCTCAAATGAAAGCAAGTCATACCACTGCCTTAGGAATAATGCAACTTTATTTAgcattaaaaccaatttttaaaaatgtcgTAAACATAACAAATGATGttatattcttaaaacaaatGTTGTTCTGCATAAAAATCACTACTAATTTTATTGACACTAATCAATGAATGAATGTGTGCTATATTAAAATGTTGAgagcctaaataaaggctcttggcACTTGGCCTCCGACCTTGCGCAAGCCTATGTATAGGCTCTGAGGATTTCACCACCAACCTACCTTGAGCCTACATATAGGCTCTTGACTCTATAGGGGttaaaatacatggtgtaaactGAACAATGcatatgtaaataattacaaaatataattagttattaaagaTATAATTGTTTTAGAATAACATTTAACAAGTGTCGGTTTGGTTCAGGTCAGAACATGAGAGGCATTCTCCTTCATGTCCATTTGTGAAGGGGGAGTACACACAGAATGTGCCTCTGTCAGTGACATATGCTACAGCCCCTGCCATCCACACAGACGCCCCCATGGAGGTGCTGGGCACTTCCTCTGTCCCAGAATTGATACCTACAGCTTCCTCTAGTGGCAACATAATCGTTTTGGAACTGCTCCAGACAGCTCAAGGTATTACTATATtgctttacttttatttgaattaagGCAATTAAAGCAGTTGAAATAAATTCCTATGAAATCAAAAGGTAGTAGGAGTTCTATTGTTGGTATATCCAGCTTTATATTCATTTTAGGAGTGGACAGTTCCTTAAgaaatttctatataatattttcaaaatatttgacagttcacattgaaaaatgtaaactCAAAATCTATTGTCTTTATTAAGAACAGTACAAACTGCatcattaagtaatttatttattggctgacATTATTTTGAATGTAGAGTGTTCACAGTGAATTATCATCTAATTGCTTATGatcaataatgtaacaataaataaattatgcagTTGCCAGAGCTCAATTACCGAAGCTGTCTACAAATCCAGCATCGtgttatattaagtttttatattattgattagtgcgtttaaatagaattttgatgtttcaaaattattaaaagacatTTGAACAAAGATAAATATGTAAATCAATGAGTATGTGAAcactttgttatttattcataattccaaattttatcattattatttctgctcatatttcagtaaatttttataaaaccgtTCTAATAACCTGTAATCTCCTAATAACAAGCCCTTAAATGAATTCATGTATTATGTATACAATCTgactcaaacattttttattttccaattttacctaaaaatattacatttttgtaaagaaaaaaattttgtttatgtctcattaaaaaacattttccctGCCCaaactttattacttattttggAAGTGTCCCCTCGTTTatgcaaattaaaatgtttgaaaaattatttgaatatgtcTATCAGTATTTAAGGTACAATTTATCtcataaaacatttcagttttgGTAAAAACTGGCTGGTCTTTTTGGGATTGACAATCTTTGAACCCATGTGATTCTTAAAGGATTAAGGACAGttagaaaaatacattacatttatgtCAATACTattcttttagtttattaaattgtaaaccattactattttattttcagattgaaGCAACAATTTCAGTTGTgagtaaatcaaatatttataacgaCCTAACACGGAAAAAAGAAGCTTGGGCAGACCAAGACGTTGTGGAAATTCCTTTAACAGACTCAACATTAGGTAAGCTTAGGTTGTGATATGGAGTTAGACTTTATATATTTGAGAATGTTATCGTTATGTGGTTGATTTTGAAATatcaaatatacaatttaaaaaattatttagtgctAACAATTTTCTCTGTTTTACACATGTTCAATTTTATTGCAGTAATTAATTGACTTTCTAAACgagatatagaaaaaattattatatttttttatttctttatattattcttttttaagcAACTATGTTTAACATGTCATAAATACAACCCAGAGAGTGTTATATTTTACTTAGTTAAGTTCAATATGATTACCATAATTGCTCTCATGGCGGACCAATCAGTATTTCCGGTATTCAATCTTCTGCCATGTGTTTATGAGAATTTCTGGCGTTCCTCTCAACTGCAGCCACAATTTGATGTCTTAGTTCCCATAATCATGTGCTCTTAGATGGTACATGAAATCTATGATGAATCCCCTTGCAAAGAAATTTAGAAGGTAAGATTTATCATCAATAAGATTTcttcttaattattttcaagaagattaCCTACTTGATGTATGTAGGGTTTGATTAAACAAATTCTACACTTGgttaaatttaaagcttttaaatttagTCGCTTTTGTGCATAGTTTTCAGTTTTTGGAATCAAAGTTCCATTAGGTTGAAGTGATCAGTAGGATTAACTTTAAAGTTGGTGGATTGGTGTTGTACTCACGAAAAGCCAAACGCTGAACACAAGTTATAGATTTTAACTATGCTAGCCAAAGCACACACTGTACCTTTTGTTGTGTGGtgtccacattttttaaatataagaactTACAACTAAATGAAACCCATTACAGCAGGATAACTAACAGTCAATGATAAGGATTAAAAGTCCACAGCAGTGCTATAGCACCTAACTTCTCAGTAAACATCATCATTAGGTTGATATTCACcttagttggtttttttttattgtgagagATGGTTTTCAGTTACGTGGAAATAGTAGTTATTAGACTCTGTGCAGGAAGTATGATCATTAAACTATAATCATTTATTTTTGATTCTGTTAgttttcattggtaataaaattcataaaacaccCTGATGGTGttacttatttctttataatCTCTAGCCTGGACATCCGATATTATTAACCCTCAGAGTGCTGCAGCCACTTTCTAAAGTCAAAGTTTACATACAAGGCTGTTTTAGTAGATTCACAGTAGGTTGAGAAAAAGAATTGTATGATATCTACTCAACTGGCCAACTTGGATAtggttttaagattttttcataaGAAGTAAAGAGTATATtgctttgtttttctttttgttacattaataaaataaataaatataaatttcactgTAAGCTCATGGTAATGTGAGTTCACATAATATTGACTAAGCTTGTTATCCATTAACACATTCTCTGCTGCCCGAATATGTGCAGGCTTTCCCCATGTGCTGCACTCttaattagtatttatacataatatatttatataatatcatgtatacaaggtgtttgaaaagtatgggtacggcttaatattttaaaaaccataggagataacatctataaactttgcacagtgtcatatagctatgtaaactattttttcttggtaTTACCATGacatcgtcgtattctgatgtggttggcggcgtttcactctactaaccaatgtgttttcactgaattttttttaattagcaaattatgtcgtaaatttataacacaataaataaaacacaataaataccgatgttttttagtttttttagtgtgTTGTGGGTGGCCCCACCATAGACTCAGTGATGTCTGTTGTACTGGTAGGAATGGGACTTTCCCAGCCATCCATCTGTGTCACCTTTAGTGAGGTTTAACTAAGTGAACGTCTAATAATTGACATGGTTTGTTCTTTTACAGAGAACCTAGTGGGTGTGTGGAGTAACCAGGAGGTGCAGGTGGGGGCAGTGAGCGTGGTAGGTGGCCCCACTAGAGATTCAGTGAGGCCTGTTGTAGTAGTAGGAGTGGGACTTGCCCGACCATCTGTGTCACCTTTAGTGAGGGCCATGAACACTGTCAACCAGGCATCCAGTCTTGCCGTCGATATCATGAAGGTACACTTTAAAATAGTCCTAAAGTCCTGTTTCACTCGAGAGCCAGGGAATCATTGTTCTTAACAAAGATCTACAATTTCTGATGACTGGCCAAATTTGTTCTTACTAGCAGTAGTGAGATTGTGTTGAAGCAGTGACCCAGCTGAGTGGTGGGATGACACTGCATTACTTATCCACTGTAGAGCACTTTCTTGCTCTttccattagttttaattttcctcCAAAGTACCTCCTATTGCACAAAATTAGTCAGGACTATATTTGGCTAATTAATATTGTGAAGTATTAAAGATGTCTGAGTAAGGATCGTACTTGTAAGGATTTCTCAAcaactttcaaaataattctcTTGCATACAGAACTGTCTGAAAGTTTATCAGGAAACATGTTGGTGCTCAATTTTTAGATTTGTCATACACTTAGTATTTTTTAAGCCTTATAGTTTGAAGAATGTTAAGTATCACTTAGTAAACTATCtggtttttcattaatttcatgtAAAACAAGATGT
Encoded proteins:
- the LOC124375136 gene encoding baculoviral IAP repeat-containing protein 6-like, with protein sequence MDLPGVEHKGEVVQGLSKQISLANARTKKGIKAQKWNTVCLELPHCYLKWVCAGLVSELKRQNRHVPALAIASAVNERLNCLLPTHSEGQPVDRTLMFSEAMRRQTFSKWPHMNYKWALPDQMAQAGFYHQPNSSGDDRAMCFTCIVCLVCWEPTDEPWSEHERHSPSCPFVKGEYTQNVPLSVTYATAPAIHTDAPMEVLGTSSVPELIPTASSSGNIIVLELLQTAQD